A segment of the Homalodisca vitripennis isolate AUS2020 unplaced genomic scaffold, UT_GWSS_2.1 ScUCBcl_7621;HRSCAF=15387, whole genome shotgun sequence genome:
ccagatttaagtgacatccgTTTTTGCAGGTATAAACTAACCAGAGTTAAACTCCTCTTGGAGAGTGTTTAATGGTTACCACTTAgggaaatattaattaagaatCATACATGAATCTATATCAACGACTGGTAAAGTCGTACCAACAGCCATTTCTGTAAATGTCgtgtaaaaattacagaaatacttgttttagtttttataaaaaaatattgtaacattttgcTTGTAGCCTGATTAACGTTTCTACGGACGTAATGATTAAGTGCTTGGTACAAAAGCATAATCACAACATAAAACGCATGACTGAATATTGAATCACCAAGTAGAGGAatcaatgctaaaataaaaataagtagaaaacaaatttatgagAACAAGTTCAGTATACCCTATATAATGGGATATGTATTAAAGATTTCAGTATCTCGGTCTAACATATATGCGAGAGGCTGCAATGTATAATCTGAGATGAATATTCCAATGTCCAGTTTTGTACCTCTAACTActataagtaaagtaaaagaagaGCAAACAAATTGGCCGGATAAAAGAAATTCATGGACCCCCTCACAAAGTTTACTCTCCACATATTCTGTATTTCTCTCAAGAATCCTCATGCAGAAAGTATCTGTTTATGTAGAATGGAAAGAGTGAGCTCCCCGTTAAAATATGACTCAACTATATTTGTGCAGTTACAGATGTCTTTTATTTTCAAGAGGAAATTGCCCAGGGAGTAAACAGAAAATTTCAAGAGagaagtgtttaattttttttcagtgtTACTATGCGTTACTTGtgtaaaatgttgaaatgacaAGAAATAGCTGGAATCGTGACAATACAATTCACCTTAAATTCAGGATTTATTGCGTGAATCTcgcaataaataatgtaatatacagGTAATTATATACCCTCAAAAGAAATTGGATTACAACTTATATGATACCTTTACGTCGAATCCACCTTATTACATTGTAATCTAAACAATATATTGCTTTTACtctaatttctaattaattaattaattggaaaaactCAATACCACTGAGAACTCCCAAGTTCAAATTCCATTAGACCAAATAACACTGGAAATTCAATCTTTCAAGTTGTTGTGGGTAGAGGTGTGGGGGggagaaattaaatgtaatatacaaaCGATTTTGTGAACACGTTTTGGTACACAATAAAATGCATCAACATAAGGAAAAGTCAGCCAGCCAACTCTTCTCTCCCTAAAGGAGGAGCGAAAAAAACCcctttgttattttcttttcaagatatatatttaactattaaattctTTGTGCTGTTTATTCAAATTGTCTACAAATTTTTGACAAAGGTTTCATGGAtttatgatgaaaaaaatattaaaatacagtagGGTATGTTGATTgccatttttttaattcttattgtttttaatcattttttacattatatccCGTTTATATACCCTCCTTTTTCTGGCCTTTTGGGCACTCAAACCGGcttatctgtgtgtgtgtgtgtgtgtgtgtgtgtgtgtgtgtgttgtgtgtgtgtgtgtgtgtgtgtgtgtgtgtgtgtgtgtgtgtgtggtgtgtgtgtgtgtgtgtgtgtgtgtgtgtgtgtgtgtgtgtgtgtgtgtgtgtgtgtgtgtgtgtgtgtgtgtgtgtgtgtgtgtgtgtgtgtgtgtgcgtgtgcgtgtgcgtgtgcgtgtggcgtgtgcgtgtgcgtgtgcgtgtgcgtgtgcgtgttgcGTGTGCGTGtggcgtgtgcgtgtgcgtgtgcgtgtgcgtgtgcgtgtgcgttgtgcgtgtgcgtgtgcgtgtgcgtgtgcgtgtgcgtgtgcgtgtgcgtgtgcgtgtgcgtgtgcgtgtgcgtgtgcgtgtgcgtgtgcgtgtgcgtgtgcgtgtgcgtgtgcgtgtgcgtgtgcgtgtgcgtgtgcgtgtgcgtgtgcgtgtgcgtgtgcgtgtgcgtgtgcgtgtgcgtgtgcgtgtgcgtgtgcgtggtgcgtgtgcgtgtgcggtgtgcgtgtgcgtgtgcgtgtgcgtgtgcgtgtgcgtgtgcgtgtgcgtgtgcgtgtgcgtgtggcgtgtgcgtgtgcgtgtgcgtgtgcgtgtgcgtgtgcgtgtgcgtgtgcgtgtgcgtgtgcgtgtgcgtgtgcgtgtgcgtgtgcgtgtgcgtgtgcgtgtgcgtgtgcgtgtggcgtgtgcgtgtgcgtgtgcgtgtggcgTGTGCGTGtggcgtgtgcgtgtgcgtgtgcgtgtgcgtgtgcgtgtgcgtgtgcgtgtgcgtgtgcgtgtgcgtgtgcgtgtgcgtgtgcgtgtgcgtgtgcgtgtgcgtgtgcgtgtggcgcgtgcgcgtgcgcgtgcgcgtgcgcgtgcgcgtgcgcgtgcgcgtgtgcgtgtgcgtgtgcgtgtgcgtgtgcgtgtgcgtgtgcgtgtgcgtgtgcgtgtggcgtgtgcgtgtgcgtgtgcgtgtgcgtgtgcgtgtgctgTGTGCGTGTGcggtgtgcgtgtgcgtgtgcgtgtgcgtgtgcgtgtgcgtgtgcgtgtgcgtgtgcgtgttgcgtgtgcgtgtgcgtgtgcgtgtgcgtgtgcgtgtgcgtgtgcgtgtgcgtgtgcgtgtgcgtgtgcgtgtgcgtgtgcgtggtgcgtgtgcgtgtgcgtgtgcgtgtgcgtgtgcgtgtgcgtgtgcgtgtggcgtgtgcgtgtgcgtgtgcgtgtgcgtgtgcgtgtgcgtgtgcgtgtggcgtgtgcgtgtgcgtgtgcgtgtgcgtgtgggcGTGGTGCGGTTGTGCGTGTGGCCGTGTGCGTGTGCTAGTGTGCGTGGGTGCGTGTGCGTGTTGGCGTGTGCCGTGTGCGTGGTGCGTGTCTGcgttgtgcgtgtgcgtgtggcgTGGTGCGTGTTGCGGTGTGACGTGTGCGATGTGCGTGTGCGTTGTGCCGTTGTGcctgtgcgtgtgcgtgtgcgtgtgctgTGTGCGTgtcgcgtgtgcgtgtgcgtgtgcgtgttgcGTGTGCGGTGGGTTGCCGTGGTGCGTTGTGGCGTGTTCCcgtgtgcgtgtgcgtggtgCGTGTTAGGGCGTAGTGCTGTGTGCGTGTGGCGTGTGGCGTGTGGCGGTGTGGCCGTTGGTGGCGTGTTTGCGTAGTGGTCTGTGTGCGTGTGTCGTAGGTGGCGTGTGGCGTGTGCGTGTGGCCGAGTGTGCGTGGTgccgtgtgcgtgtgcgtgtggccgatgtgcgtgtgcgtgtgccgTGTTGGGCGTGTAGCGTGTGCGTAGGTGCTGTgttgcgtgtgcgtgtgcgtggtgGCCGTGTGCGTGTtggcgtgtgcgtgtgcgtgtgggcGTGTAGGCTGTTTGTGGCTGTGCGTTGgtcgtgtgcgtgtgcgtgtgcgtggtgcgtgtgcgtgtgctGTGGCGTGGTGGCCGTGTGCCGTGTGGCgtggtgcgtgtgcgtgtgcgagtgtgtgtgtgtgtgtggggggagggtggttgtgtgtgtgtgagtgtggtTTAACAGGTATTTTgggcttgtctccttgtcctgtCCCCTATTTTCCTGGCATGTGTCCTTCTTGTATGAGCTTGCCCTGATTGGTCCTGGCCTGTTTCCTAAATCTT
Coding sequences within it:
- the LOC124374243 gene encoding putative uncharacterized protein FLJ46204, translated to TRTRTTHTHTHTTNAQPQTAYTPTRTRTRQHAHGHHAHAHATQHLRTRYTPNTAHAHAHRPHAHAHGTTHTRPHAHATRHLRHTHTDHYANTPPTATPPHATRHTHTALRPNTHHAHAHGNTPQRTTATHRTRNTHTHTHTRHAHSTRTRTRTGTTAQRTRTSHTSHRNTHHATRTRTTQTRTTHTAHANTHTHPRTLAHAHGHTHNRTTPTRTRT